The genomic region CGCTGGCTCCAATTGAGCAAAGAATTGAGCTTTCTGGTATTAGCTGGGAAACCTTTGTGACTAGCGTTTAGTTTTTGTCTGGTTTCGCAGGTTTTAACCTAGTTATGTTTGGTATGTCCCTAAAAATGCGATCGCCACACATTATTATTAAATTAATTACTGTTATTAGGAGCAATGTATGGCACAGATAGCAGTAGAAAAACTGACTTTAGAAAAGTTTCTGAAGCTACCAGAAACAAAACCAGCTAGCGAGTATATTGACGGACAAGTTATCCAAAAACCAATGCCTCAAGGAAAACACAGCAAGTTACAGGGGAAACTAGTTACAGCAATCAATGCAGTAGTGGAACCGCAACGAATAGCACTCGCTTTTCCCGAACTACGCTGTACTTTTGGCGATCGCTCAATCGTACCAGATATAGCCGTGTTTGCCTGGGATAGAATTCCCGTGGATGAAAATGGAGATGTTGCCAATACGTTTGCAACCGCACCCGATTGGACTATTGAGATTCTCTCACCCGACCAAAGCCAAACTAAGGTAACTGGAAATATTCTTCATTGTCTGGGTCACGGTAGCCAAATGGGATGGCTAGTCGATCCTGACGAGCGATCGCTTTTAGTTTACCCTTTGGCACAGCAACCGCAACTGTTGCAAGAACCGACTCAAGTGCTACCCGTTCCCAACTTAGTCGCCAATCTACAACTTACAGTAGACGAAGTATTTGGATGGCTCAAACTATAAGCTAGTGCGAGCGTCACCTACCCTCAACTCTCAAGACGCGATCGCCTCTCACATAAATTCAGTATTTGTTACAAAACTTATAATTTTTTCAGTACTTATGTTGTAAGTAAGACTACATTCAACGGCATTGAGATTGAGAAAACTACACACTTCTTAATATAGCGGTGTAAAGAGCCCAAAACGTTCTAATCTAAAAGCTGACCAGGTTGATTTCAGGCGATCGTCACCTCATATAAGTGAAGAAAAATTCCCTTTCTGGGGAGGGAAAAACCTAAAATAAACAAACGTGAATTCATTCACACCCTGGTCAGACTTAACACAGTAACGATTATTGATGGGAGCTTAAGAAATCTAATGAGTGTTAAGGCAAGTGGTGGAAGCTCAGTTGCACGTCCGCAACTATATCAAACGCTAGCAGTCGCAACCATTTCCCAAGCCGAACAGCAAGACCGCTTTTTAGGGCGGGGCGAACTGGACGAATTAGCCAACTATTTCGCCTCTGGCAATAAGCGGCTAGAAATTGCTGAAACTTTAACAAAAAATTCTGAGATTATTGTATCCCGTGCCGCTAACCGCATCTTTGTCGGTGGTTCGCCAATGGCTTATCTGGAAAAACCCAGAGAAACAGAAATGGCGATGGCAGCAACTGTGCCGGATGTCAAGGAAGGCATGAAGCTAGGAACTGTCACTTACGTTGAGAGTCGGGGCGGCGGTTTCTTAGAGGGATTGCGATCGCTTTTTAGTGCTAGTCCTGGTGGTGGTGGCGGTGGTCCTACACCTCCTGGTTTTCGCCCCATCAACGTCGCCCGCTACGGTCCTGGGAACATGCAAAAATCCCTGCGGGACTTGTCGTGGTTTTTACGTTATGCGACGTATGCGATTGTAGCTGGCGATCCAAATATTATCTCTGTTAACGTGCGAGGTCTGCGGGAGATCATTGAAAACGCCTGTTCTGGCGAAGCAACCATTGTCGCATTACAAGAAATGCGGGCATCGGCGCTGTCTTATTTCCGCCAGAATCCTGAAGCAGCAAATATTGTTGCTCAGTACATGGACGTATTGATTACAGAATTTAAAGCCCCTACACCTTCTAATAAACTGCGTCAGCGTCCTTCGTCCGACCAGCAAGGGTTACAACTGCCACAAATTTACTTTAATGCGGCAGAAAGACGACCCAAGTATGCGATGAAGCCAGGGCTATCGGCAGCAGAAAAGAACGATATTGTTAAAGCTGCTTATCGCCAAGTCTTCGAGCGCGATATTACCCGCGCTTACAGCCAGTCGATTTCTTACTTGGAATCTCAAGTTAAGAACGGCGATATCTCCATGAAAGAGTTTATTCGCCGCTTAGCAAAATCGCCCCTGTATCGCAAGCAATTTTACGAGCCATTCATCAACAGCCGCGCCCTGGAATTAGCTTTTCGTCACATTTTGGGTCGGGGTCCGAGTTCTCGCGAAGAAGTCCAGAAATATTTCTCGATTGTTTCTAACGGTGGCTTATCAGCACTGATAGACGCGCTGGTAGATTCCCAGGAATACTCCGACTACTTCGGGGAAGAAACCGTACCTTATATTCGCGGTCTGGGTCAAGAAGCGCAAGAGTGTCGTAACTGGGGTCCACAACAAGATCTGCTCAATTACAGCGCCCCCTTCCGCAAAGTACCGCAATTCATCACGACATTTGCGGCGTACAATAGACCGCTACCCGACCAACATCCGTATGGTTCCGGTAACGATCCGTTAGAAATTCAGTTCGGGGCAATCTTCCCGAAAGAAACTCGCAACCCTAGCAGCAGCCCTGCACCTTTTGGTAAGGACACCAAGCGGATCTTGATCCACCAAGGACCAGGTATCAATAACCAAAACAGCAATCCGAGAGCGCGGGGTGAATTCCCTGGCACTTTGGGCGCGAAAGTCTTCCGCTTGGATCAAATTCCAGCAACGGGTGGGAGAAAATCTCCTACAACTTCTAGCGTTAGATTCTCGGAAAGTTCGACTCAAGCCGTGATCCGCGCCGCTTACCTCCAAGTATTCGGACGGGATGTGTACGAAGGACAGCGGTTGAAGGTAGCTGAAATCAAACTGGAAAACGGTGAAATTTCGCTACGGGAATTTATCCGCGCCCTAGCTAAATCGGATCTATTCCGCAAGCTGTATTGGACACCATTCTATGTCTGTAAGGCGATCGAATACATTCACCGTCGCCTGTTGGGTCGTCCAACTTATGGCAGACAAGAAAACAACAAATACTTCGATATTTGTGCCAAGAAGGGCTTCTACGCTCTGGTAGACGCAATTATTGATAGCCCTGAATACGGTGAGGCTTTCGGGGAAGATACCGTACCATACGAGCGCTATCTGACACCTCAAGGTCAAGCACTGCGATCGCTGCGTACTGGTAGCATTCGAGAAGATGTCGGCGCAAGAGTCGATAAGGAAGAAACCCCCCGCTTTGTCGAACTGGGCGCTGTGACCGAAATGCGGACGCAGCCAGATATTCAGACTCGCGTGGCTCAAGGTGTTACCAAGCAGCGAGAGCAAACAAAGATCTTCAAGTTAGAAGAAAGCAGCGATAAAACAGCCGTACAAACTATTATCCGTGCTGCTTACCGTCAAATCTTCGAGCGCGACATCGAACCCTACATCGCCCAAAACGAATTCACTGCTCTAGAAAGTAAATTAGGCAATGGTGAAATTACTGTTAAGGAATTTATCGAAGGGTTAGGAAATTCAAACTTATATCTCAAAGAGTTTTACGCTCCTTATCCCAACACCAAGGTAATTGAGCTAGGAACCAAGCATTTCTTGGGACGCGCCCCCATCGACCAAGGCGAAATTCGCAAGTACAACCAAATCCTCGCAACTCAAGGTCTACGTGCCTTTGTTGGAGCAATGGTTAACAGTGCGGAATACGCTCAGATATTTGGGGAATATTACGTTCCATACCGTCGCTTCCCCACCTTGCCAGCAGCTAACTTCCCGAATACCGAGAAGCTATACAACCAGCTGACCAAGCAGAACGATGATATTGTCGTTCCCAGCTTCGAGCCAGTACAACCGCGCATGGCAACTGAAAATATGCCATTAATGGCAAAAGCGATCGCGGATATGGCAGCCAAAGCACGGCAAGTCGATAAGAGCAAGCCGCTATTTATCGAACTCGGTCGCTCCTATAACGACGGACGTGGACAATCTGTAGAAGTTGGTGTCGGTACGGCTCGCCGCAAACCAGCGCGGATCTACCGCATGACACAGGGAGCCAACCAAGGGGAAATCGCCCAAGTTATCAACGCGATTTACTGTCAGGTAATGGACGTATTTAGCGGTCAAGTACCCGTTTACTTCCGTCGTTCTGACCTAGAGAGCAAACTGCGTAACGGTGAAATCTCGGTGCGCGAATTTATCCGTACCTTGGCTAGTTCCGAAATCTACTGTCGTCGCTTCTACACCCCCTATCCCAACACCAAGGTGATTGAATTCCTGTTCAGACACCTGTTGGGACGCGCACCTGCAACTCAGGGTGAGATCAGACAGTACAACAAATTATTGTCTGAGGGCGGCTTAAAAGCGGCTGTAGACGCGATGGTGGAGAGTCCAGAGTATGCCCAGTACTTCGGCGAAGACGTAGTGCCATACCGTCGCTATCCGTCTCTCCCTGCTGGCAACTATCTGGGTAGCGTTAAGGCTGCGGCTGACTTAGTGAAGCAGTCTTGGTCTGACCTATCTCCTTCGTTGTTAGCGCAGTCGTTCGGACAGCGGTAAATAAGGAGCGAGGGGCGAGGAGCGAGGAGCGAGGGTTATGTAAAAAATAATCCTCGTTAGTTCTGCTCAATAGAACGGAAAAAGGAGCGAGGAGCGAGGAGCGAGGGTTATGTAAAAAATAATCCTCGTTAGTTCTGCTCAATAGAACGGAAACAAGATTCATGGATCGTCCTGCTAAAGTTTGAAGGGCGATCTAATGGGGTTTTTTTGCCCAAAAAGCAACCGCTTCACCTGTTCCCTCACTCCTCACTCCTCACTCCTCGCCCTTACATTCGCTCCCAATTCTGAAAGAGAATGTTACAAACTGTTAAGAGCTGAATCAGAAGATGAACGCAATGCCGCAAAATATTTGCGGTAGGTAACTGAAGATTAACAACTTGTGTAGATGCGATCGCGCAAGTCTTCTGCGAAGCGAAATAACTCTGATAGCCTACAAGCTGTTGGGTTACGGTAAAATCCAGAAGTGGCACTCAGTCACCCCCACGATTACACCAGTTATATATAAACCTGGTTTCATTTTTTTGGAGGAATCAGTTAAATGAGTATCGTCACGAAGTCTATCGTGAATGCCGACGCAGAAGCTCGCTACCTCAGCCCTGGCGAACTCGATCGGATCAAGAGCTTTGTTACCAGTGGCGAACGCCGTCTGCGTATCGCTCAAGCTTTGACCGACAACCGCGAGCGGATCGTTAAGCAAGCTGGCGACCAGTTGTTCCAGAAGCGCCCTGACGTTGTTTCTCCTGGTGGAAATGCTTACGGTCAAGAAATGACCGCTACCTGCTTGCGCGACCTCGACTACTACCTCCGCCTGATCACCTACGGAGTTGTAGCTGGCGACGTTACCCCAATTGAAGAAATCGGGATTGTTGGCGTGCGCGAAATGTACAAGTCTCTCGGCACACCCATCGAAGCAGTAGCAGAAGGCGTTCGCGCTATGAAGAACGTAGCTACCTCGATGATGTCTGGTGAAGACGCTGGCGAAGCTGGTTCTTACTTCGATTACCTCGTCGGAGCTATGCAGTAGAGCGTTTGCTCTCTACTTGTCGATCTTTTTACGTGTGACATAAGGAAGCAAAGAAATGCAAGACGCAATTACCTCTGTAATCAACACTTCAGACGTTCAAGGTAAGTACTTGGACACCGCTGCTATGGAAAAGCTAAAAGGCTACTTCCAAAGTGGTGAACTGCGAGTTCGTGCTGCTACCACCATCGCTGCTAACGCTGCTGCGATCGTTAAAGAAGCTGTAGCTAAGTCCCTGTTGTACTCTGATATCACCCGTCCTGGTGGTAACATGTACACCACTCGCCGCTATGCTGCTTGCATTCGCGACCTCGACTACTACCTCCGCTATTCCACCTACGCAATGTTGGCTGGCGATCCTTCCATCCTCGACGAGCGCGTACTCAACGGTTTGAAAGAAACCTACAACTCCCTCGGCGTACCCGTAGGCGCTACTGTACAAGCTATCCAAGCGATGAAAGAAGTCACCGCTAGCTTGACTGGTCCCGACGCTGGTAAGGAAATGGGCGTATACTTCGACTACATCTGCTCTGGCTTGAGCTAAGAGTTGGATCTTTAAAGTAGTAGCTGCGATCGCAAGCTACTAAGGCAATCGTCTAAATCAAGTCTGGGAGTCGGTCGTGAGTGCTAGAACGTTCTATCGCCTGTCTGACTCAGTGGTGAGAGTATAAGCGATCGCGCTTTAGTATTGACGATTTACTCCCAGCCTTCGATTAATTCAGTTAACAGTGTAGAGACGTTACATGTAACGTCTGTACAAGAGTTGTCAGGAATTGCTGTTAACTGGGGAAAATTACACGTCAAGTCATTAAAAAGTTTTTGAGAAAATCTACCTGACGCTCTCGAATAGCAGTGAAACTTATGGGAGAATTAAGGGTAGTAAATAAATAGAGTGCTAATTCGGTAAGAACGTTGCAGCACTGACAAGCACTCGAATAAGTTGACATCAAAAATTTTCTACATTCTTTACAGGAGATTTTGAACGATGCGGATGTTTAAGGTAACAGCTTGCGTCCCCAGCCAAACTCGGATTCGGACGCAGCGCGAACTACAAAATACCTATTTCACCAAACTGGTTCCTTACGACAACTGGTTCCGCGAGCAGCAACGGATCATGAAAATGGGTGGCAAAATTGTAAAGGTACAATTAGCTACTGGAAAGCCTGGAATGAATACAGGTTTGCTGTAATTGCAGCTTTCTTCATATGTTGCAATTAGTAGGGGCGCACCGTTGTGCGCCCCTACTAGTTTTATACATATGTATCGGATTGAAAGCGCGATCGCCCCTTTTACAAAAACATCCGCTATACTCCTACTGTCCTCACACAACCATAGCTGTCGTGAAGCTGCTACGCCGGATCGTCACCTTTTTCTTCCCGCCTGTTTCCCAATGGGCAATCCTGCCAAGATTACTGCATTGGATGACCTTTCTCTGGTTATTCATCGGATTAGCGGTTCTCTTTTCTGCTTCCTATGTCGAAGGCGAAACTATGGGAGATGGTTTTTACTATGTCAAGCGTCAACTGGCATGGATATTTGTTGGATTATTAGGATTTAACTACGTCATTTATTCCCCACTTAAAAGAATCTTAAATGTCTCCCATTGGTTCTTTCTGATTTTACTAGGATTACTATTTTTGATTTTTGTTCCTGGAATGGGAATAAAAGTGAATGGTGCTATGCGCTGGCTGAATCTGAGGATTATAGCAATTCAACCATCGGAATTAATCAAGCCATTTTTAGTCCTCCAAAGTGCGAAGATTTTTGGTAGGTGGCATCAAATTAGCCCAGGAAATCGTATTTTCTGGGTATTAATTTTTATTTTGATGCTAGGGGGGATTTTACTACAGCCAAATCTGAGTATGACAGCTCTGTGTGGTATGAGTATATGGTTAGTAGCGCTAGCAGCAGCCGTACCGTATCTTTACTTAGTACCTGCAGCATTATTAGGAGTTGGAACTGCGGCGCTGAGTGCAATGCTGCGGCCATACCAAATGAAGCGATTGATGTTGTACCGTAATCCTTGGCAAGATGCATCAGGACATGGATATCAATTAGTACAAAGTTTAATTGCTATTGGTTCCGGTGGAATTTGGGGTAAGGGATTTGGCTTATCACAACAAAAGTTATTTTATTTGCCAATTCAATACACCGATTTCATATTTGCTATTTTTGCTGAAGAGTTCGGCTTTGTTGGTTGCCTTTTACTATTATTAATGTTGATGGTTTATGCAACTCTGGCTTTA from Chroococcidiopsis sp. SAG 2025 harbors:
- a CDS encoding FtsW/RodA/SpoVE family cell cycle protein, which codes for MKLLRRIVTFFFPPVSQWAILPRLLHWMTFLWLFIGLAVLFSASYVEGETMGDGFYYVKRQLAWIFVGLLGFNYVIYSPLKRILNVSHWFFLILLGLLFLIFVPGMGIKVNGAMRWLNLRIIAIQPSELIKPFLVLQSAKIFGRWHQISPGNRIFWVLIFILMLGGILLQPNLSMTALCGMSIWLVALAAAVPYLYLVPAALLGVGTAALSAMLRPYQMKRLMLYRNPWQDASGHGYQLVQSLIAIGSGGIWGKGFGLSQQKLFYLPIQYTDFIFAIFAEEFGFVGCLLLLLMLMVYATLALLVAFNARNPVFRLVAIGAMILMVGQSLLNIGVATGALPTTGLPFPLMSYGGNSMMTSLIIAGLLIRVARESSEAEIVPFQERKQERFV
- the apcB gene encoding allophycocyanin subunit beta yields the protein MQDAITSVINTSDVQGKYLDTAAMEKLKGYFQSGELRVRAATTIAANAAAIVKEAVAKSLLYSDITRPGGNMYTTRRYAACIRDLDYYLRYSTYAMLAGDPSILDERVLNGLKETYNSLGVPVGATVQAIQAMKEVTASLTGPDAGKEMGVYFDYICSGLS
- a CDS encoding phycobilisome linker polypeptide, giving the protein MRMFKVTACVPSQTRIRTQRELQNTYFTKLVPYDNWFREQQRIMKMGGKIVKVQLATGKPGMNTGLL
- the apcA gene encoding allophycocyanin subunit alpha, with amino-acid sequence MSIVTKSIVNADAEARYLSPGELDRIKSFVTSGERRLRIAQALTDNRERIVKQAGDQLFQKRPDVVSPGGNAYGQEMTATCLRDLDYYLRLITYGVVAGDVTPIEEIGIVGVREMYKSLGTPIEAVAEGVRAMKNVATSMMSGEDAGEAGSYFDYLVGAMQ
- a CDS encoding phycobilisome rod-core linker polypeptide, with product MSVKASGGSSVARPQLYQTLAVATISQAEQQDRFLGRGELDELANYFASGNKRLEIAETLTKNSEIIVSRAANRIFVGGSPMAYLEKPRETEMAMAATVPDVKEGMKLGTVTYVESRGGGFLEGLRSLFSASPGGGGGGPTPPGFRPINVARYGPGNMQKSLRDLSWFLRYATYAIVAGDPNIISVNVRGLREIIENACSGEATIVALQEMRASALSYFRQNPEAANIVAQYMDVLITEFKAPTPSNKLRQRPSSDQQGLQLPQIYFNAAERRPKYAMKPGLSAAEKNDIVKAAYRQVFERDITRAYSQSISYLESQVKNGDISMKEFIRRLAKSPLYRKQFYEPFINSRALELAFRHILGRGPSSREEVQKYFSIVSNGGLSALIDALVDSQEYSDYFGEETVPYIRGLGQEAQECRNWGPQQDLLNYSAPFRKVPQFITTFAAYNRPLPDQHPYGSGNDPLEIQFGAIFPKETRNPSSSPAPFGKDTKRILIHQGPGINNQNSNPRARGEFPGTLGAKVFRLDQIPATGGRKSPTTSSVRFSESSTQAVIRAAYLQVFGRDVYEGQRLKVAEIKLENGEISLREFIRALAKSDLFRKLYWTPFYVCKAIEYIHRRLLGRPTYGRQENNKYFDICAKKGFYALVDAIIDSPEYGEAFGEDTVPYERYLTPQGQALRSLRTGSIREDVGARVDKEETPRFVELGAVTEMRTQPDIQTRVAQGVTKQREQTKIFKLEESSDKTAVQTIIRAAYRQIFERDIEPYIAQNEFTALESKLGNGEITVKEFIEGLGNSNLYLKEFYAPYPNTKVIELGTKHFLGRAPIDQGEIRKYNQILATQGLRAFVGAMVNSAEYAQIFGEYYVPYRRFPTLPAANFPNTEKLYNQLTKQNDDIVVPSFEPVQPRMATENMPLMAKAIADMAAKARQVDKSKPLFIELGRSYNDGRGQSVEVGVGTARRKPARIYRMTQGANQGEIAQVINAIYCQVMDVFSGQVPVYFRRSDLESKLRNGEISVREFIRTLASSEIYCRRFYTPYPNTKVIEFLFRHLLGRAPATQGEIRQYNKLLSEGGLKAAVDAMVESPEYAQYFGEDVVPYRRYPSLPAGNYLGSVKAAADLVKQSWSDLSPSLLAQSFGQR
- a CDS encoding Uma2 family endonuclease, translating into MAQIAVEKLTLEKFLKLPETKPASEYIDGQVIQKPMPQGKHSKLQGKLVTAINAVVEPQRIALAFPELRCTFGDRSIVPDIAVFAWDRIPVDENGDVANTFATAPDWTIEILSPDQSQTKVTGNILHCLGHGSQMGWLVDPDERSLLVYPLAQQPQLLQEPTQVLPVPNLVANLQLTVDEVFGWLKL